A region from the Oculatellaceae cyanobacterium genome encodes:
- a CDS encoding DUF3685 domain-containing protein: protein MSDRIFQLILIDPDPIFRLGLSTALASFTDLQIVAQADNPKTALETLAELTAKNYTVDLVILELNLSRNQPTAELQFQQLKAQYPHLPILLISSLSVTDQLIAVKTAGIEGYCPKGTEINVLVQAIRQLLAGQEYWHDLPTINYSIQDSGIASNLIDSTASGIYDRPTIHSRTWHHQARRNGIQQINNSLAEVTSQLENPNLSNLDWLFWSGRRRELLAARWLVNQLLPADVVILQPVQNTELPLVDSQPADRAKNPIVRKQNYLTKSSNLPQKSIFDTTRVKLQFPLQNLTGSPLEIEILRLEKRKELLELILQRLEGILDELRYSQVQPHQLPQILPVVLRDLWQASINDFFGKYYTLPIGNGQYEVVNVLLQSAGIVQEAILNKIPLVAELFSYLLFETPIIIDNAAYAPETFAAKERTEALLENLIIQVANGVVQPLLNYFADIEVIKENFYNRSLISTREISRFRNNLSWKYRVEQYINQPVAIFESRYNLLVLSDIGIKKVYIYAPRRQELEQLTGIQLAVTLVVEARDAIAPRLRATVSFISTGLIYVLTKVIGRGIGLIVRGIIQGIGNSLQETRYGRNGDREKKLD from the coding sequence ATGAGCGATCGCATTTTTCAATTAATTTTGATTGATCCCGACCCAATTTTTAGGTTAGGTTTAAGCACAGCCTTGGCATCTTTTACCGACCTGCAAATAGTAGCCCAAGCGGATAACCCTAAAACAGCTTTAGAAACATTGGCAGAACTTACTGCTAAAAACTATACTGTTGATCTGGTAATTTTAGAACTTAATTTAAGCCGAAATCAGCCCACAGCAGAGCTACAATTTCAACAGTTAAAAGCTCAGTATCCTCATCTACCAATATTGTTAATTAGTTCTCTGTCAGTAACAGACCAGCTAATAGCAGTCAAAACCGCAGGTATTGAGGGCTATTGTCCAAAAGGTACAGAGATTAATGTTTTAGTACAAGCAATCCGCCAGTTGTTAGCAGGTCAAGAGTATTGGCATGATTTACCAACAATTAATTACAGTATCCAAGACTCAGGAATTGCTAGTAATTTAATTGATTCTACGGCAAGTGGTATTTATGATCGCCCCACCATACATTCTAGAACTTGGCATCATCAAGCCCGTCGCAACGGCATACAGCAAATAAATAATTCTTTAGCTGAGGTAACATCTCAGCTAGAAAATCCCAATCTTTCAAACTTAGACTGGTTGTTTTGGAGTGGACGCAGGCGAGAACTTTTAGCTGCGCGTTGGTTGGTAAATCAGCTATTACCTGCGGATGTTGTCATTTTACAACCAGTACAAAATACTGAATTACCATTAGTTGATTCTCAACCAGCAGATCGGGCAAAAAATCCGATTGTCCGTAAGCAAAATTATTTAACAAAATCTTCAAATCTACCCCAGAAAAGCATATTCGACACTACGCGGGTTAAACTTCAATTTCCCCTCCAGAACCTCACAGGTTCACCTTTAGAAATTGAAATTTTGCGATTAGAAAAAAGAAAGGAATTACTTGAGCTAATTTTGCAACGATTAGAAGGGATTTTAGATGAATTACGTTATTCTCAAGTTCAGCCTCATCAGCTACCCCAGATATTACCAGTTGTATTAAGAGATTTATGGCAAGCATCTATTAACGATTTTTTTGGTAAATACTACACTTTACCCATCGGCAATGGGCAGTATGAAGTAGTGAATGTTTTGCTACAAAGTGCTGGTATTGTCCAAGAAGCAATTTTAAATAAAATTCCGTTGGTTGCTGAGTTGTTTTCTTATTTGCTATTTGAGACACCCATAATAATTGATAATGCTGCATATGCTCCTGAAACATTTGCAGCTAAGGAACGTACAGAAGCATTACTGGAAAATCTCATTATTCAAGTTGCTAATGGAGTTGTACAACCACTACTAAATTATTTTGCTGATATTGAAGTTATTAAGGAAAACTTTTATAATCGCAGCTTAATTTCTACAAGAGAAATTAGTAGATTTCGCAACAATTTATCTTGGAAGTATCGCGTAGAGCAGTATATTAATCAGCCAGTAGCTATTTTTGAAAGTAGATATAATCTGTTAGTTTTAAGTGATATTGGAATTAAAAAGGTCTATATATATGCACCGAGAAGGCAAGAATTAGAACAACTCACAGGTATACAATTAGCTGTTACTTTAGTGGTAGAAGCTCGTGATGCGATCGCGCCTCGTTTACGTGCTACCGTTTCTTTTATTAGTACTGGTTTGATTTATGTACTAACTAAAGTAATCGGGCGTGGTATTGGTTTGATTGTGCGGGGAATTATTCAAGGTATTGGTAATTCTTTGCAGGAAACTAGATATGGGAGAAATGGGGATAGGGAGAAGAAGTTAGATTAA
- a CDS encoding Fur family transcriptional regulator, whose product MPNPATSVKPFGSLEDALNRCHELGMRVSRQRRFILELLWQVKEHLSAREIYDRLNQQGQEIGHTSVYQNLEALSSHGIIECVERADGRLYGNVSDSHSHINCVDTNQILDIYVELPKDLIEQIEEQTGVKITDYRIDFFGYRKLQHPANNG is encoded by the coding sequence ATGCCAAATCCTGCGACATCTGTAAAACCATTTGGCTCTTTAGAAGACGCTCTTAATCGCTGCCATGAATTGGGTATGCGTGTCAGTCGTCAACGTCGGTTTATTTTAGAACTGCTTTGGCAAGTTAAAGAGCATTTGTCAGCACGAGAAATTTACGATCGCCTAAATCAGCAAGGTCAGGAAATTGGTCATACTTCTGTATACCAAAATTTAGAAGCATTATCGAGCCACGGAATTATTGAGTGTGTTGAGCGTGCTGATGGGCGTTTGTATGGTAACGTCAGTGATTCTCACAGTCACATCAACTGCGTAGACACTAACCAAATATTAGATATATATGTAGAATTGCCTAAGGATTTGATTGAGCAAATTGAAGAACAAACAGGTGTAAAAATTACAGATTACCGGATTGATTTTTTTGGTTATCGTAAACTTCAACATCCCGCTAATAATGGTTAG
- a CDS encoding transposase encodes MLTVTHQYKLIATKSQMATFDEWLRIARQVYNYALRERKDWVNSRKSAVNACSIVSEYIISPDVPRPNYANQCNNLALAKKSYPELNIPHSQVLQQTLKVLETAFVSMWERGHGNPRFKKKLYSFVFPSVKNAAVEPGRVKLPKIGWVKMKMSRPTPDGFQLRQIRIVKKASGYYAMLIYQLAVDIPDTPMQGYPLGVDIGLTQYLATSDGELIDRPKFFNALHGKLKSLQRRLKHKKKGSSNWLKLQNKIARVHEKISDTRKDWHFKLAHHLCDQAGAIFVEDINFKAWAKGLFGKHTLDAAYGQFFEILSYVCWKRGVYFAKVDKNHTSQTCPNCGVLTGKKSLSERVHKCPECRYQTHRDVAAAQVIKNRGVFAVGQSVSENASGGVLLGTGSNTRLDKC; translated from the coding sequence ATGTTAACAGTAACCCACCAGTACAAGCTCATCGCAACCAAGTCGCAAATGGCAACATTTGACGAATGGTTGAGGATTGCTCGTCAAGTGTATAACTATGCTTTGCGAGAGAGGAAAGATTGGGTTAACTCTCGCAAGTCTGCTGTTAATGCTTGTTCTATCGTGTCTGAGTACATTATTAGCCCAGATGTGCCAAGACCCAACTATGCCAATCAATGCAACAACCTAGCTTTAGCTAAGAAGAGCTACCCAGAATTAAATATCCCTCATTCACAAGTGCTGCAACAGACCCTAAAAGTTTTAGAAACAGCATTTGTTTCCATGTGGGAAAGAGGGCATGGCAATCCTCGATTCAAGAAAAAGTTGTATTCGTTTGTCTTTCCTAGTGTTAAAAACGCGGCTGTAGAGCCAGGTAGAGTTAAGCTACCTAAGATTGGATGGGTCAAGATGAAAATGTCTCGTCCCACTCCTGACGGTTTTCAGTTGAGGCAAATCAGGATTGTTAAAAAGGCATCTGGATACTACGCAATGCTCATTTATCAGTTAGCCGTAGACATTCCAGATACACCAATGCAAGGATATCCACTAGGGGTAGACATTGGGTTAACCCAATACCTAGCTACCAGCGATGGAGAATTGATCGATAGACCTAAATTTTTTAATGCACTTCACGGTAAGTTGAAATCACTACAACGAAGGTTAAAGCATAAGAAAAAAGGGTCTAGTAACTGGTTAAAACTCCAGAATAAAATAGCTAGAGTACATGAAAAGATTAGCGACACCAGAAAGGATTGGCATTTCAAATTAGCTCATCATCTTTGCGACCAAGCTGGGGCAATATTCGTAGAGGATATTAACTTTAAAGCTTGGGCAAAAGGGCTGTTTGGAAAGCATACGCTTGATGCTGCATACGGGCAGTTCTTTGAGATACTATCTTATGTTTGCTGGAAACGTGGCGTTTATTTCGCCAAAGTAGACAAAAACCATACCAGTCAAACTTGTCCCAATTGTGGTGTTTTAACTGGCAAAAAAAGTCTCTCCGAAAGAGTTCATAAATGCCCTGAATGTAGATACCAAACCCATAGGGACGTAGCAGCAGCACAAGTAATTAAAAATCGTGGTGTATTTGCGGTCGGGCAGTCCGTGAGTGAAAATGCTTCTGGAGGCGTACTGTTGGGAACTGGTAGCAATACCCGTTTAGACAAGTGCTAG
- a CDS encoding CRR6 family NdhI maturation factor produces MTITITLTSESLQKLDLSSVQTIINPLLQAQDNHSPYASLEQQITFNIEYAREPEDPRELSEIPEVRLWFIRLDASYPWFPLLLDWKSGELARYAAMLVPHQFSRKEGIQYNPEALEIFVMQKIFVLMDWMNSQGIEGRSQIKSMIQMFGYELDDAFFDLVTSQ; encoded by the coding sequence ATGACAATTACCATCACGCTCACATCAGAATCTCTACAGAAATTAGATTTATCGTCAGTACAGACAATCATCAATCCGCTACTGCAAGCTCAAGATAACCATAGTCCTTACGCCTCCCTTGAGCAGCAGATAACTTTTAATATTGAATACGCCCGCGAGCCTGAAGATCCACGAGAACTTTCAGAAATTCCAGAGGTACGGCTGTGGTTTATTCGCCTGGATGCTAGTTATCCTTGGTTTCCATTACTTCTAGATTGGAAATCTGGTGAACTTGCCCGCTATGCTGCCATGCTTGTACCACATCAATTTAGCCGCAAAGAAGGGATTCAGTACAATCCAGAAGCCTTAGAAATTTTTGTTATGCAAAAAATATTTGTGTTAATGGATTGGATGAACAGCCAAGGCATCGAAGGTCGCTCTCAGATCAAGTCTATGATCCAAATGTTTGGATATGAACTAGACGATGCCTTTTTTGACTTAGTTACCAGTCAATAG
- the pheS gene encoding phenylalanine--tRNA ligase subunit alpha, whose translation MTTSLNELEAQLATLKQEATKAIAATDTLEQLEQLRVGYLGKKGQLSQVLRGMGQLAAEDRPRIGSLANVVKESLQASLDGKRSYLQEAQIQAQLESETLDVTMPGVYRPLGRVHPINSTIDRVLDIFVGLGYTVATGPEMETDYYNFEALNTPADHPARDMQDTFYLPDGNLLRTHTSSVQIHYMEDSEPPIRIVAPGRCYRRDTVDATHAAVFHQIEILAVDEGLTFTDLKGTIKVFLEEMFGEDLPIRFRASYFPFTEPSAEVDVQWQGRWLEVMGCGMVDPNVLKSVGYDPEVYTGFAAGFGVERFAMVLHQIDDIRRLYNSDLRFLQQF comes from the coding sequence ATGACCACTTCCCTCAACGAGCTTGAGGCTCAATTAGCTACGCTAAAACAGGAAGCGACTAAAGCGATCGCTGCAACTGATACCCTAGAGCAATTAGAACAGTTGCGAGTAGGCTACCTCGGCAAGAAAGGGCAGCTATCCCAGGTCTTAAGAGGTATGGGTCAATTAGCGGCAGAAGACCGACCTCGGATTGGAAGTTTAGCAAACGTTGTCAAAGAATCCTTACAAGCTAGCTTAGACGGCAAGCGCTCATACTTACAAGAGGCACAAATTCAAGCGCAACTGGAGTCTGAAACCCTGGATGTCACAATGCCAGGAGTTTACCGTCCTCTTGGTCGAGTACATCCCATCAATAGCACGATTGATCGGGTGTTAGATATCTTCGTTGGTCTGGGCTACACTGTCGCCACTGGCCCAGAAATGGAAACAGACTACTATAACTTTGAGGCGCTCAATACCCCAGCAGATCATCCCGCCCGTGATATGCAGGATACTTTTTACCTGCCAGATGGCAACTTACTGCGGACTCATACTTCTTCTGTACAAATTCACTACATGGAAGATTCGGAGCCACCAATACGAATTGTGGCACCTGGACGCTGCTACCGCCGAGATACGGTGGATGCAACTCATGCAGCAGTTTTCCATCAAATTGAAATTTTGGCAGTTGATGAGGGGCTAACCTTTACTGACCTCAAAGGCACTATTAAGGTCTTTTTAGAAGAGATGTTTGGTGAAGATTTGCCTATCCGCTTCCGCGCTAGTTATTTCCCCTTCACTGAACCTTCTGCGGAAGTAGACGTTCAGTGGCAGGGGCGCTGGTTAGAAGTAATGGGCTGCGGTATGGTAGATCCCAACGTCCTCAAATCAGTGGGTTATGACCCAGAAGTTTACACAGGATTTGCTGCTGGTTTTGGTGTTGAGCGTTTTGCTATGGTGCTACATCAAATTGATGATATCCGTCGTTTGTACAACAGCGACCTGCGCTTTTTACAGCAGTTTTAA
- a CDS encoding DUF928 domain-containing protein — MASFKSPMFKLAFGLSVSVAIMPALSILITQPAGLANGLSPQLLAQDFDPGKVGAPGRREAGASRSGASTNCPASTKRLTALVPVNSYTKTAQKYPTFFFSIPPELAQVQGQEVEFVLQDDKYNELYKANYKLGGASNIVSINLPEFSGVKPLEVNKDYRWSFAIVCDPDDRAGDYFTDGMIRRVALNNQGKQITPDQQFQTYFDNQIWQDALNNVIVRRRANPNDAVALAQWNQLLKSLSLENIAQ; from the coding sequence ATGGCAAGCTTCAAATCGCCGATGTTCAAACTCGCTTTTGGCTTATCTGTGTCAGTAGCAATCATGCCTGCTTTATCAATATTAATTACACAGCCAGCCGGACTCGCAAACGGTTTATCTCCACAGTTGCTAGCACAGGATTTTGATCCAGGTAAAGTCGGCGCACCTGGACGGCGAGAAGCTGGGGCATCCCGTAGCGGTGCTAGTACTAATTGCCCAGCTAGTACCAAACGTTTGACAGCCTTAGTACCTGTGAATAGCTATACAAAAACAGCGCAAAAGTATCCGACTTTTTTCTTCTCAATTCCGCCGGAATTAGCTCAAGTCCAGGGGCAAGAAGTTGAGTTTGTCCTACAGGATGACAAATATAACGAGCTTTACAAGGCTAATTATAAACTAGGTGGAGCTTCTAACATTGTTAGTATTAATCTGCCCGAATTCTCCGGAGTAAAACCCTTAGAGGTAAATAAAGATTATCGCTGGTCTTTTGCTATTGTTTGTGATCCCGATGACCGAGCTGGAGATTATTTTACCGACGGGATGATTCGCCGTGTTGCACTTAACAATCAAGGGAAGCAAATAACACCCGATCAGCAATTTCAAACTTATTTCGATAACCAAATTTGGCAGGATGCCTTAAACAATGTCATAGTTAGACGGCGTGCTAATCCTAATGATGCCGTTGCGCTAGCTCAGTGGAACCAACTGTTGAAGTCTTTGAGTCTAGAAAACATTGCCCAATAG
- a CDS encoding transglutaminase family protein, which translates to MIPDSTAFSVQENPWLRTIRPFGAAALSGIAKSDNSLIAIDSTQGYLLQIDLLSDNTTILNPDHVEDFVDATGLALKGDKLWFTQGNSVYCCTLADPTPQHFVSLPYSANGVAVWESTIYVSCQKTGKILIFSLETAKEITRLYAPGVGIENLTIKGEELWVTDTVEQTVYCLDRATGEIKFSVLTPFECPTGLAFHTNPITGKDILYVSYAGEEPYIRDNPNANPNYELQFRDRTFIHPLYFHYDAEEKYALSNGYLIEMSYVEELSPLDEVELTDVEWRIALPTETHRQKIRKIEFVGIPFTEEIQDGQRVAVFKFDILKPGERHLFGWKALLEVWSIKYHITPRDVEKLPELPPEFKNRYLADDDDLAMDTEIIRNAAIEAIGKETNLLRKIYKIRNYVYDKLSYGIKPHIDTPDVALERGVGSCGEYLGVLLALARLNGIACRTVGRYKCPPHPEFVGVPLSPDFNHVWMEFYLPGFGWLPMESNPDDVFEGGPYPSRFFMGLAWYHAEIGKSITFESLRSKGEPVNKQNVSIGDLAINHVRFRILQELIPVDN; encoded by the coding sequence ATGATTCCTGATTCAACTGCCTTCTCTGTTCAAGAAAATCCCTGGCTACGCACTATTAGACCTTTTGGCGCGGCAGCTTTGTCTGGCATAGCAAAGAGCGATAATTCATTAATCGCCATTGATTCGACGCAAGGCTATCTGTTGCAGATTGATTTATTGAGTGATAATACAACAATATTAAATCCCGATCATGTTGAAGATTTTGTTGATGCTACTGGTTTGGCACTCAAGGGAGACAAACTGTGGTTTACCCAAGGAAACAGTGTTTATTGTTGTACTTTAGCTGATCCGACTCCACAACATTTTGTAAGTTTGCCCTATTCAGCCAATGGGGTAGCGGTTTGGGAATCAACTATTTATGTTAGCTGTCAGAAGACTGGCAAGATTTTGATTTTTAGCTTAGAGACGGCTAAGGAAATTACCAGGTTATATGCCCCTGGAGTTGGGATAGAGAATCTTACTATTAAGGGTGAGGAACTGTGGGTTACAGATACGGTGGAACAAACGGTTTACTGCTTGGATAGGGCAACTGGAGAAATTAAATTTAGTGTTTTGACACCTTTTGAGTGTCCAACTGGTTTAGCTTTCCACACTAATCCGATTACAGGTAAGGATATTCTGTATGTTTCTTATGCTGGTGAGGAGCCGTATATCAGAGATAATCCTAATGCTAACCCAAATTACGAATTACAGTTCCGCGATCGCACTTTTATTCATCCCTTATATTTTCACTATGATGCTGAAGAAAAGTATGCTTTGTCCAATGGCTATTTGATTGAAATGTCTTATGTTGAAGAACTTTCTCCTTTAGATGAGGTGGAATTAACAGATGTAGAATGGCGCATTGCTTTACCAACAGAAACCCATCGTCAAAAAATTAGAAAAATTGAGTTTGTCGGAATACCTTTTACTGAAGAAATTCAAGACGGGCAGCGAGTAGCCGTTTTTAAATTTGATATTCTTAAGCCTGGTGAACGGCATTTGTTTGGCTGGAAAGCACTATTAGAAGTCTGGAGTATCAAATACCACATAACACCTAGAGATGTGGAAAAACTACCTGAATTGCCACCAGAATTTAAAAATCGCTACTTGGCAGATGATGATGATTTAGCAATGGATACTGAGATTATCCGCAATGCTGCTATTGAAGCAATTGGTAAGGAAACTAATTTATTGCGGAAGATTTACAAAATTCGTAACTATGTATATGACAAACTTTCTTACGGCATCAAACCTCATATTGATACGCCAGATGTTGCCTTAGAGCGAGGTGTTGGTTCTTGTGGTGAATATTTGGGGGTTTTACTAGCATTAGCTCGATTGAATGGCATTGCTTGTCGCACTGTTGGTCGCTATAAGTGTCCTCCTCATCCTGAATTTGTAGGTGTACCGCTTTCCCCAGATTTTAACCACGTCTGGATGGAGTTTTATTTACCAGGGTTTGGTTGGTTGCCGATGGAATCTAATCCTGATGATGTGTTTGAAGGTGGCCCCTACCCATCACGGTTTTTTATGGGTTTGGCTTGGTATCATGCTGAAATTGGTAAAAGTATTACGTTTGAAAGTCTCAGAAGTAAAGGTGAACCTGTTAATAAGCAGAATGTTTCTATTGGTGATTTAGCAATTAATCACGTGAGATTTCGGATTTTGCAGGAGCTAATACCAGTAGACAATTAA
- the hisA gene encoding 1-(5-phosphoribosyl)-5-[(5-phosphoribosylamino)methylideneamino]imidazole-4-carboxamide isomerase: protein MEIIPAIDLLEGRCVRLYQGDYAQSQVFNDNPAEVAKQWGDQGASRLHVVDLDGAKAGEPANLEAIAAIVQAVSIPVQVGGGLRDRTSVSQLLDIGVQRVILGTVAVEKPQLVQDLCQEFPGQIVVGIDARNGLVATRGWLETSEVAAIDLAQKMAQLGAAAIIYTDIHRDGTLSGPNLEALRELASSISIPVIASGGVSSITDLLSLLALEPLGVSGAIVGRAIYTGDVSLKDAIRAVGSGRIQDVPPDLGLSAFA from the coding sequence ATGGAAATTATTCCAGCAATTGATTTGTTAGAGGGGCGATGTGTACGACTTTATCAAGGAGATTATGCCCAGTCGCAAGTTTTTAATGACAATCCAGCAGAAGTAGCTAAACAGTGGGGAGATCAAGGCGCATCAAGATTGCACGTTGTTGATCTTGATGGCGCGAAAGCGGGTGAACCAGCCAATTTAGAAGCAATTGCTGCAATTGTGCAGGCAGTCTCGATTCCGGTGCAAGTGGGCGGTGGTTTGCGCGATCGCACTAGCGTTTCCCAATTGTTAGATATTGGCGTACAGCGTGTCATTCTGGGAACTGTTGCGGTAGAAAAGCCTCAATTAGTGCAAGATTTATGCCAAGAATTTCCAGGTCAAATAGTCGTAGGAATTGATGCACGCAATGGTTTGGTAGCAACTCGTGGTTGGCTCGAAACATCTGAAGTTGCAGCTATAGATCTAGCTCAAAAAATGGCGCAGTTGGGCGCGGCGGCAATTATTTACACAGATATTCATCGTGATGGTACTCTCTCTGGGCCAAACTTAGAAGCTCTTAGAGAACTTGCTAGTAGTATCTCTATTCCAGTGATTGCTTCTGGCGGTGTTAGTTCTATCACTGATTTACTAAGTTTATTGGCACTAGAACCATTGGGAGTAAGTGGTGCGATCGTTGGTCGCGCTATCTATACTGGTGATGTCTCACTCAAAGATGCTATTCGGGCAGTTGGTTCGGGGCGCATCCAAGATGTGCCACCAGATTTAGGGCTTTCTGCTTTTGCTTAA
- a CDS encoding Hpt domain-containing protein, with protein MDSGKQKIVFYFIEEAQEHLETLEKGILDLRAVMEDQERVNEMFRAAHSVKGGAAMLGFDSIKTTAHKLEDCFKILRENPIPVDQKLETMFLRGYDTLQILVEQLQGPFGLREDEAEKAVKESEPNFVELEAYLNKLLTGGAAAAPAPVAPQPKQVAQQTKVAAPNITAQVTEILKKMLQVFKQQETPATRQQLESLCKQLIKLGSGVETWQTLIKTTYKAIVNPKNSYRNLAPVLIKEIKQASDLLSAGKSSAIALSPSLKQLATPPQAAPAPAPAPAAAPQQITIPVEPKSAAKVIIQAFNKKQLSELVVLLHKATR; from the coding sequence GTGGATTCAGGAAAACAGAAGATTGTTTTTTATTTTATTGAGGAAGCCCAAGAACACCTTGAAACCCTGGAAAAAGGCATACTAGATCTGCGTGCTGTGATGGAAGACCAGGAAAGAGTCAATGAAATGTTTCGTGCTGCCCATTCTGTGAAAGGAGGAGCAGCAATGCTTGGCTTTGACAGTATTAAGACAACTGCCCACAAATTAGAGGATTGCTTCAAAATCCTGAGAGAAAACCCAATTCCTGTGGATCAAAAGCTAGAAACTATGTTTTTAAGAGGGTATGATACCCTTCAAATCTTAGTTGAACAGTTACAAGGGCCTTTTGGTTTACGGGAAGATGAGGCTGAAAAAGCAGTAAAAGAATCAGAGCCAAATTTTGTCGAACTTGAAGCTTACCTTAACAAATTGTTAACAGGTGGTGCAGCAGCAGCGCCCGCCCCAGTAGCTCCCCAACCCAAACAAGTTGCCCAACAAACAAAAGTTGCTGCTCCTAATATCACCGCGCAGGTGACAGAAATTCTTAAAAAAATGTTGCAAGTTTTTAAGCAGCAGGAAACACCAGCAACTCGTCAACAACTTGAATCTTTATGCAAGCAACTGATCAAATTAGGATCAGGTGTAGAAACTTGGCAAACATTAATTAAAACTACCTACAAAGCAATTGTTAATCCTAAAAATTCTTATCGGAATTTAGCTCCCGTACTAATTAAAGAAATCAAACAGGCAAGCGATCTCTTATCTGCGGGAAAAAGTAGTGCGATCGCACTGAGTCCTAGCTTAAAACAATTGGCTACTCCTCCCCAAGCAGCACCAGCACCAGCACCAGCACCAGCGGCTGCACCTCAGCAAATTACTATACCAGTAGAACCCAAATCAGCAGCCAAAGTTATTATTCAAGCTTTTAATAAAAAGCAGCTTTCTGAGTTAGTAGTTTTACTGCACAAAGCTACCCGCTAA
- a CDS encoding alpha/beta hydrolase, translating into MSVLDRSWKHEYITTNGIKLHYVTQGEGSLMLMLHGFPEFWYSWRDQIPEFAKDFKVVALDLRGYNDSDKPQAQSAYVMDEFIKDIEGVIKGLGYDKCVLVGHDWGGAIAWSFAYAHPEMVEQLIILNMPHPAKFSEGLRTPQQLLRSSYIFLFQLPGIPELLLQSSDYQAIETAFTGMAVNKNAFTKADIEAYKDAAGKRGALTAMLNYYRNILQHGLINRSWGILEIPTLMIWGENDTALGKELTYGTEMYVQNFTIKYIPNCSHWVQQEQPQMVNQYMREFLASYAISK; encoded by the coding sequence ATGTCTGTTTTAGATCGTTCTTGGAAACACGAATATATCACCACCAACGGTATCAAGCTGCACTACGTCACTCAAGGAGAAGGTTCCTTGATGCTGATGCTGCATGGGTTCCCTGAATTTTGGTATTCTTGGCGCGATCAAATACCAGAATTTGCTAAAGATTTTAAAGTTGTTGCCCTTGATCTACGTGGCTACAACGATAGCGATAAGCCTCAAGCGCAATCTGCCTATGTAATGGATGAGTTTATCAAAGATATTGAGGGCGTAATTAAAGGCTTAGGTTATGACAAATGTGTGTTAGTTGGGCATGACTGGGGTGGTGCGATCGCTTGGAGTTTTGCTTATGCTCATCCTGAAATGGTCGAGCAACTGATTATATTAAATATGCCTCACCCAGCTAAATTTTCCGAGGGCTTACGCACTCCCCAACAGTTACTACGTAGCTCATACATCTTCCTATTCCAACTGCCAGGTATACCAGAATTGCTTTTACAGTCATCCGACTACCAAGCAATTGAAACCGCCTTCACTGGGATGGCAGTTAACAAAAATGCTTTTACCAAAGCTGACATAGAAGCCTATAAAGATGCTGCTGGCAAGCGTGGCGCTTTAACAGCTATGCTCAACTATTACCGGAATATCTTGCAGCACGGACTAATAAATCGCTCCTGGGGTATTCTAGAAATTCCCACGTTAATGATTTGGGGAGAAAATGATACCGCGCTGGGTAAAGAACTCACCTACGGTACAGAAATGTATGTGCAAAACTTTACAATCAAATACATCCCTAACTGTAGTCATTGGGTACAGCAAGAGCAACCCCAAATGGTAAATCAATATATGCGCGAGTTCCTCGCAAGTTATGCTATTTCTAAATAA
- the rdgB gene encoding RdgB/HAM1 family non-canonical purine NTP pyrophosphatase yields the protein MKPLVVATGNLGKLREMQAYLSDLGWELRLKPAELEIEETGETFSENARLKASQVAIATGEWAIADDSGLEVDALGGAPGVYSARYGNSDGDRIERLLRELGNTQNRQAQFACAVALARPDGSIALEAEGVCRGEILAATRGSGGFGYDPVFYVPEVQQTFAEMTPELKRSLSHRGKAFQALLPQLKTDS from the coding sequence ATGAAACCGCTAGTTGTAGCTACTGGTAATTTGGGGAAGTTGCGGGAGATGCAGGCGTATTTAAGTGATTTAGGTTGGGAATTGCGGTTAAAGCCTGCTGAATTGGAAATTGAGGAGACAGGTGAGACATTTAGCGAAAACGCTCGTCTGAAGGCATCCCAAGTAGCGATCGCTACTGGAGAATGGGCGATCGCAGATGATTCTGGATTAGAAGTTGATGCCCTTGGTGGTGCGCCTGGAGTATATTCGGCTCGTTATGGAAATAGTGACGGCGATCGGATTGAGCGATTGTTGCGCGAGTTGGGCAATACTCAAAATCGCCAAGCACAGTTTGCTTGTGCAGTTGCTCTAGCTCGTCCTGATGGTTCAATTGCCTTAGAAGCTGAAGGCGTTTGTCGTGGAGAGATTCTAGCTGCTACTCGTGGTAGTGGTGGATTTGGTTATGATCCCGTTTTTTATGTTCCTGAAGTGCAGCAAACCTTTGCAGAGATGACACCGGAGTTAAAGCGATCGCTTAGTCATCGTGGTAAAGCTTTTCAAGCTTTATTACCTCAACTGAAAACTGATAGCTGA